The following are encoded in a window of Stigmatella erecta genomic DNA:
- a CDS encoding MFS transporter produces MSFIRTVHGTAGNGPLAAAVSAATARPLQPAAASHSGNESLPRGLRLLLAAGAGLSVASLYYSQPMLGVMRTTLGASDTAVGLVPTLTLLGYALGILLLTPLGDRFDRRRIILIKAALLSVALMLGALAPGMGLLLAVSFAVGLTATLAQDIVPAAAALASEHERGKVVGSVMTGLLLGILLSRVISGVVAEHFGWRAMYMLAAASVALLGVAASRGLPHFRPASTLSYGALLRSLASLWSQHGALRRAALAQGLLSIGFSAFWSTLAVMLHGAPFHLGSAASGAFGLAGAAGALGAPMAGRIADRFGPKMVTRLGAGLTVLSFATMLASPWLEPNARLWLLAASAIGFDLGVQITLVAHQTIVFGIDPAARSRLNAVLFVCVFIGMSIGAASGSLVLVRWGWVAVTLLATASAMAALLVRLLPEARTVR; encoded by the coding sequence ATGTCCTTCATTCGCACCGTACATGGAACCGCAGGAAACGGCCCCCTGGCCGCAGCGGTCTCCGCCGCCACGGCCCGTCCGCTTCAGCCTGCGGCCGCCAGCCACAGCGGCAACGAGTCCTTGCCGCGTGGCCTGCGCCTGCTCCTGGCCGCGGGCGCCGGGCTGTCGGTGGCATCGCTCTATTACAGCCAGCCGATGCTGGGGGTGATGAGGACTACCCTCGGAGCCTCGGACACCGCGGTGGGCCTCGTGCCCACGCTCACCCTCCTGGGGTACGCGCTGGGCATCCTGCTGCTGACGCCCCTGGGCGACCGCTTCGACCGGCGCCGCATCATCCTCATCAAGGCCGCGCTGCTGAGCGTGGCGCTGATGCTGGGCGCTCTTGCCCCGGGCATGGGCCTGCTGCTCGCGGTCAGCTTCGCGGTCGGCCTGACGGCGACCCTGGCGCAGGACATCGTGCCGGCCGCCGCGGCCCTGGCCTCCGAGCACGAGCGCGGAAAGGTGGTCGGCTCGGTGATGACCGGCCTGCTGCTCGGCATCCTGCTGTCGCGCGTCATCAGCGGCGTGGTCGCCGAGCACTTCGGCTGGCGCGCCATGTACATGCTCGCCGCCGCCAGCGTGGCCCTGCTCGGCGTGGCGGCTTCGCGCGGCCTCCCCCACTTCCGCCCGGCCAGCACGCTCTCGTACGGCGCCCTGCTCCGCTCGCTCGCCAGCCTGTGGAGCCAGCACGGCGCCCTGCGCCGGGCGGCGCTGGCCCAGGGGCTGCTCTCGATTGGGTTCAGCGCGTTCTGGTCCACCCTCGCCGTGATGCTGCACGGCGCACCGTTCCACCTGGGCAGCGCTGCCTCGGGGGCCTTCGGCCTGGCCGGAGCGGCGGGGGCGTTGGGCGCGCCGATGGCGGGCCGCATCGCGGATCGCTTCGGCCCCAAGATGGTGACACGGCTGGGCGCCGGGCTGACCGTCCTCTCCTTTGCCACGATGCTGGCGTCACCCTGGCTGGAGCCGAACGCCCGGCTGTGGCTGCTCGCCGCCAGTGCGATCGGCTTCGACCTCGGCGTCCAGATCACCCTCGTGGCGCATCAGACGATCGTCTTCGGCATCGATCCCGCCGCACGCAGCCGGCTCAACGCGGTGCTGTTCGTCTGCGTGTTCATCGGCATGTCCATCGGCGCGGCGAGCGGCAGCCTCGTGCTGGTCCGGTGGGGATGGGTGGCGGTAACCCTGCTGGCGACCGCCTCGGCGATGGCGGCCTTGCTGGTCCGCCTGCTTCCCGAAGCCCGCACGGTCCGCTGA
- a CDS encoding phosphotransferase family protein produces the protein MLLPTLELSDFMRRFRRDFSAWRPAIEAICREHAIDTDEIHPFTEGSNLIARAANDRVVKVFPEFHRHQWESEWRALRHLQGASLPIRIPTLIAHGQRPDGWTYVIVESLPGVLLEEIWAGLTEPEKSSLLRQAGQAMASVHQAAIGGLKDLQPEWHSFLETQAGGALQRHQSKGMPAWFLSGLEGFVSEHRPRFQAPRSVLLTGEYTPFNLLAEKEMGRWSITGMIDFGDAMIGAPEYDFLGPLLFLAEGKPALIEGFFEGYGGHAPAASWLMCLAVLHRYSDLKQQVRIPAWETRVQSLQELTGLIFPSGRH, from the coding sequence ATGCTGCTTCCTACGCTCGAACTCAGTGATTTCATGCGGCGGTTTCGCCGGGACTTCTCCGCCTGGAGGCCCGCGATCGAGGCGATTTGCCGGGAACACGCTATCGATACAGACGAAATCCATCCCTTTACCGAGGGCTCGAATTTGATCGCGAGGGCCGCGAATGACCGGGTCGTGAAGGTCTTTCCGGAGTTCCATCGGCATCAATGGGAGAGCGAATGGCGAGCACTTCGCCACCTTCAGGGGGCCTCGTTGCCCATCCGCATTCCGACATTGATCGCTCACGGGCAACGGCCCGATGGCTGGACGTATGTGATCGTGGAGTCCCTGCCGGGTGTTCTTCTGGAAGAGATCTGGGCAGGGTTGACGGAGCCTGAGAAATCCTCGCTTCTCCGCCAAGCCGGACAGGCCATGGCGTCCGTTCATCAGGCCGCGATTGGAGGGCTGAAGGACCTTCAACCCGAATGGCATTCATTTCTTGAGACACAGGCTGGTGGCGCGCTCCAACGCCACCAATCCAAGGGGATGCCAGCCTGGTTTTTGAGCGGTTTGGAAGGCTTCGTCTCGGAGCATCGCCCTCGCTTTCAGGCTCCCCGGTCCGTCCTTTTGACCGGTGAATACACCCCGTTCAATCTTCTGGCGGAAAAGGAGATGGGAAGGTGGTCCATCACCGGAATGATTGACTTCGGAGATGCCATGATCGGAGCGCCGGAATACGACTTCTTGGGTCCGCTCTTGTTTCTCGCCGAAGGAAAGCCTGCCCTGATCGAGGGCTTTTTCGAGGGATACGGCGGTCATGCTCCCGCGGCATCCTGGCTCATGTGTCTGGCGGTCCTTCACCGTTACAGCGACTTAAAACAGCAAGTGCGAATTCCCGCCTGGGAGACGCGCGTTCAAAGCCTGCAGGAGCTGACGGGCTTGATCTTCCCAAGCGGGAGACATTGA
- a CDS encoding LysR family transcriptional regulator: protein MPNPSKPVRPRAPQRRMPPSTAPVTADRLELMQTFIRIVEAGSLSSAAAQMGTTQPTVSRRLQALERSLGLRLLQRSTHAMKLTEDGARCYERAKELLANWEMFEAGLRGASDEPEGTLRVVVPHAFGQQLLVEPLTDYLNRHARVSVEWLLHDRAVDFIADGIDCAIHVGEVQDPSVVAIRVAEVPRIVAAAPQVLAGLPVPSHPDELARLPWLSLRTFYRNEISLTHVATGEVQPIVFHPRLSTDSLYAIRSAAVKGLGVCVASAWVLHEDLVSGRLVHLVPGWRAAPLPMYLLYPYARFHPARLRRFVELMRETIPAALAVAL, encoded by the coding sequence ATGCCCAACCCTTCCAAGCCGGTTCGTCCGCGTGCTCCCCAGAGGCGGATGCCCCCCTCCACCGCGCCCGTTACCGCCGATCGGCTCGAGTTGATGCAGACCTTCATCCGCATCGTGGAGGCCGGGAGCCTGTCCTCCGCTGCCGCGCAGATGGGCACCACCCAGCCGACGGTGAGCCGCCGGCTCCAAGCGCTGGAGCGCTCACTGGGGTTGCGGCTGCTTCAGCGCTCCACCCATGCGATGAAGCTCACCGAGGACGGCGCGCGCTGCTACGAGCGCGCGAAGGAGCTGCTGGCCAACTGGGAAATGTTCGAGGCGGGCCTGCGTGGCGCGAGCGACGAACCGGAGGGCACGCTGCGTGTCGTGGTGCCCCATGCATTCGGGCAACAGCTGCTGGTGGAGCCGCTGACAGACTACCTGAACCGCCACGCGCGGGTGTCGGTCGAATGGCTGCTGCATGACCGGGCGGTGGACTTCATCGCGGACGGGATCGACTGCGCGATCCACGTCGGCGAGGTGCAGGACCCCAGCGTGGTGGCGATTCGCGTGGCCGAGGTGCCGCGCATCGTCGCGGCCGCGCCGCAGGTGCTGGCGGGACTGCCCGTGCCCTCCCATCCCGACGAACTCGCACGGTTGCCCTGGCTGTCGCTGCGCACGTTCTATCGCAATGAAATCTCGCTGACCCACGTGGCCACTGGCGAAGTCCAGCCCATCGTCTTCCATCCGCGCCTGAGCACCGACAGCCTCTATGCCATCCGCAGCGCCGCGGTGAAGGGGCTCGGCGTCTGTGTGGCCTCGGCCTGGGTGCTCCACGAAGACCTCGTGAGTGGCCGGCTTGTGCACCTGGTACCGGGCTGGCGGGCCGCGCCCTTACCGATGTATCTGCTCTATCCGTACGCGCGGTTCCATCCGGCGAGACTGCGCAGGTTCGTGGAGCTGATGCGGGAGACGATCCCGGCGGCCCTGGCGGTGGCGCTGTAG